In the Drosophila gunungcola strain Sukarami unplaced genomic scaffold, Dgunungcola_SK_2 000001F, whole genome shotgun sequence genome, one interval contains:
- the LOC128262388 gene encoding restin homolog isoform X16, translating to MSGAQTPTSPLTKNSPDRSRTVSPTASIRSSMLRSPGIGGKNGMAVGDRVIVSSGFGSRPGILRYLGETQFAPGNWCGVELDEPSGKNDGAVDDIRYFECKPKYGVFVPIAKVSLSPSSKKTRLSRTGSRESLTSIGTMNSIATTATSRMRMNAQQRKSITPVKPILATPKSQFSMQDLLREKQQHVEQLMVERDLDREDAQNQALQLQKNINELKARIVELESALGDERKKSEELQFSVDEAQFCGDEINAQSQVYKEKIHDLESKITQLVSASPSLQSIPTPAPPSDDSALKEEIAQLQEKLSIQQKETESRIAEQLEEEQRLRENVKYLQEQNATLQSELVSKDESLEKFSLSECGIENLRRELALLKEDNEKQAEEAQVVFNQKLAEKSEELKKVTAELQSMKAASDSLEGERVNKSDEYEIFQTEVRIRDEQLKEIGQQLDELTTQLNVQKAENLALDDMLRQQKAGGDEKSSLLEKTLEELNQFKEGAAKNQQEKENLEKQLTEIKQLAEQEKLVREKAENEISQFKLEKLSIEQQLVLKQTELENSQKKQSETETTLQENKEVNTQKDIQINEFKESLQKLQQQLEEKTQAQEKLLTDLEELNINQEKILSQKTQELQELQAKSTETEGALKSTQNQLEQLQQQAAASGEEGSKNLAKLQEEISQLRSQAEKTQSDLKASQSDVEAKTKQLESANGSLEEDAKQLANLQEQIAKLKSQMEETQSALCSCNTDLESRTKQVEAANAALEKVNKDYAESRAEASRLQDQVKEITDTLHAELLAERSSSSDLHTKLSKFSEELATGQKELTSKADEWTQEMLQKEKELQELRQQLQDSQDSQTKLKAEGERKEKSLEESIKDLQEQVAKAKADNQELSSGNQETIKDLQERLEISNAEIQHKEKMSAEDAQKIADLKTLVEAIQVANANISATNAELSTVLEVLQAEKSETNHIFELFEMEADMNSERLIEKLTGMKEELKETHLQLDERQKKFEELESKLEQTQQSEQSLQQESLASKEQLKELQQSLDELQDSLKQKEEIVLSLEGKLKETSSIIEGQITSTQEVQVKLEEAQRNEKNLLEESSKLNEQLQEFQKTQSELSESLKQKEELVQNLEDKLKESKTHSETQSNLLKETQVKLEETQQREKSLQEEAAKLSSELQQVQQANGKVNDSLVKVEGLLKVFEKKLEAAHSHLEVQQATNKELQELLAKAQESEGNLQGESLAVTEQLRQLQQANVELQESLFKKEENLKSLEAKLQESNTLLEDRNKSHNELQDKLEQAQQKERNLQEEFSQLTEQLSQLKQANDELQKSLQQKQSLLEKGNEFDTQLAEYQKVIDEMDDSASAKSKLLEQLQNRVVELEAALQQANEAQKTANLETKELRRQLESLELEKSREILILKTQRNGAGSRSGKGDELESLDTETSLAKINFLNSIIADMQQKNDALKSKVQTLETVPIDFTKPNAFDVLTKRKPAPRLFCDICDEFDKHETEDCPIQASEDRDYSPPPSEANNNEKERKLPAPRKYCDSCEVFGHDTSECADDETF from the exons ATGTCCGGAGCCCAGACGCCGACTTCCCCGTTGACCAAAAACTCCCCGGACAGATCGCGCACAGTCTCCCCAACTGCGAGCATTCGCAGCTCTATGCTCCGCAGTCCCGGCATTGGAGGCA AAAATGGCATGGCTGTGGGCGATCGTGTGATTGTCTCCTCTGGATTTGGCAGTCGTCCGGGTATTTTACGCTATTTGGGCGAGACACAATTCGCTCCTGGCAATTGGTGCGGCGTGGAACTGGATGAGCCTAGTGGCAAAAACGATGGTGCTGTGGATGATATAAG ATACTTCGAGTGCAAACCCAAATACGGGGTGTTTGTACCCATAGCGAAGGTTTCGCTGTCGCCGTCGTCGAAGAAAACGCGACTTTCGAGGACCGGATCGCGGGAGTCCCTCACGTCGATCGGCACCATGAACAGCATCGCCACCACGGCCACGTCGCGCATGCGCATGAATGCTCAG CAGCGCAAGTCGATCACGCCAGTAAAGCCTATTTTAGCGACGCCGAAAAGCCAATTTTCCATGCAG GATCTGCTGCGCGAGAAGCAACAGCATGTGGAGCAGCTGATGGTGGAGCGCGACTTGGACCGCGAGGATGCCCAGAATCAGGcgctgcagctgcagaagAACATCAACGAG CTGAAGGCAAGAATTGTTGAATTGGAGTCGGCATTGGGAGATGAACGAAAGAAATCGGAAGAGTTGCAATTCTCCGTAGACGAGGCCCAGTTTTGTGGCGATGAAATAAAT gCTCAATCGCAGGTCTACAAGGAAAAGATACACGATCTGGAGTCAAAAATCACACAATTGGTGTCCG CCTCGCCAAGTCTGCAGAGCATACCAACACCTGCCCCGCCTTCAGATGATAGCGCCCTTAAGGAGGAGATTGCCCAACTGCAGGAAAAGCTTAGCATTCAGCAAAAGGAGACTGAGTCCCGTATTGCCGagcagctggaggaggagcagcggTTGAGGGAGAATGTGAAGTACCTGCAGGAACAGAATGCCACTCTTCAGTCTGAACTGGTGTCCAAGGATGAGTCTCTGGAGAAATTCTCCCTCTCGGAGTGTGGCATTGAGAATCTTCGCCGGGAACTGGCACTGCTCAAGGAGGATAACGAAAAGCAAGCTGAGGAGGCTCAAGTTGTATTCAATCAAAAGCTGGCCGAAAAATCCGAAGAGCTGAAGAAAGTCACCGCCGAGCTGCAGAGCATGAAGGCAGCCTCAGATTCTCTGGAAGGCGAAAGGGTTAACAAAAGCGATGAATACGAGATTTTTCAGACCGAAGTTCGAATTCGGGATGAGCAACTCAAGGAGATAGGTCAACAACTCGATGAACTAACCACCCaattaaatgtacaaaaaGCGGAAAATTTGGCTCTGGATGATATGCTTCGGCAGCAAAAGGCAGGAGGTGATGAAAAATCTTCTCTTTTAGAAAAAACCCTAGAGGAgcttaatcaatttaaagaaGGCGCTGCGAAAAACCAGCaggaaaaagaaaaccttGAAAAGCAATTAACAGAAATAAAGCAATTGGCGGAACAAGAAAAACTAGTCAGGGAAAAGgctgaaaatgaaataagtcaatttaaattagaaaaactATCAATAGAGCAGCAATTGGTCTTAAAACAAACTGAACTTGAAAACTCCCAAAAGAAACAgtcagagacagagacaactcTTCAGGAAAACAAGGAGGTCAATACCCAAAAggatatacaaataaatgaattcaAGGAATCACTTCAAAaactgcaacaacaactggAGGAGAAAACCCAAGCCCAAGAAAAACTCTTAACTGATCTGGAAGAACTGAATATAAATCAGGAAAagattttaagccaaaagaCACAGGAACTTCAAGAACTCCAAGCAAAGTCGACTGAAACCGAAGGGGCTCTTAAGTCCACTCAAAACCAATTAGAACAACTCCAGCAACAGGCAGCCGCATCTGGAGAAGAGGGTTCCAAGAATTTGGCCAAATTGCAGGAAGAGATCAGTCAGCTTAGGTCCCAGGCGGAGAAAACTCAGTCGGATCTGAAAGCTAGCCAATCGGATGTGGAAGCCAAGACCAAACAACTGGAGTCAGCAAATGGAAGCCTAGAGGAGGATGCCAAACAGTTGGCCAATCTGCAGGAACAGATTGCCAAACTGAAGTCCCAAATGGAGGAGACGCAGTCAGCTCTCTGCTCATGCAATACGGATTTGGAATCCAGAACGAAGCAAGTTGAGGCAGCCAATGCGGCTTTGGAGAAAGTTAACAAG GACTATGCTGAATCCCGAGCGGAGGCTTCTCGCCTACAAGATCAGGTGAAGGAGATCACCGATACTCTGCATGCTGAGCTCCTGGCAGAACGATCCTCTTCAAGCGACCTACACACAAAACTCTCCAAGTTCTCGGAGGAATTAGCCACTGGTCAAAAGGAATTGACCAGCAAAGCAGATGAGTGGACTCAGGAAATGTTGCAGAAGGAGAAAGAATTGCAGGAGCTTCGACAGCAGCTGCAAGATAGTCAAGATtcgcaaacaaaattaaaagcagaGGGTGAAAGAAAAGAGAAGTCTCTGGAAGAATCTATTAAGGATCTACAAGAACAAGTCGCTAAGGCCAAGGCGGATAATCAAGAGCTAAGCAGCGGCAATCAGGAAACCATTAAAGATTTGCAAGAGCGTTTGGAAATCTCCAATGCCGAGATCCAACACAAGGAGAAAATGTCCGCCGAAGATGCCCAGAAGATAGCTGACCTTAAGACCCTTGTGGAAGCCATCCAGGTGGCTAATGCCAACATATCAGCCACCAATGCAGAGCTCTCCACCGTCTTGGAAGTCCTTCAGGCGGAGAAAAGCGAAACAAATCACATATTCGAGCTTTTCGAAATGGAAGCGGATATGAATTCCGAGCGGTTGATTGAAAAACTCACCGGAATGAAGGAGGAGCTAAAGGAAACGCATCTTCAACTCGATGAGCGACAGAAAAAGTTCGAGGAGTTGGAGTCCAAATTAGAGCAAACCCAACAGAGTGAGCAGAGTTTGCAGCAAGAATCCTTGGCTTCCAAAGAGCAACTAAAGGAACTTCAACAGTCATTGGATGAACTTCAAGATTCCCTAAagcaaaaagaagaaattgtcCTGAGTTTGGAGGGTAAACTAAAGGAAACGAGTTCCATTATTGAAGGTCAAATTACTTCAACCCAGGAAGTACAAGTAAAACTAGAAGAAGCTCAAAGGAACGAAAAGAATTTACTCGAAGAAAGTAGCAAATTAAATGAGCAACTACAAGAGTTTCAAAAGACTCAGTCGGAACTCTCAGAATCCCTCAAGCAAAAAGAAGAACTTGTACAGAATTtagaagataaattaaaagaaagcaaaacTCACTCAGAGACCCAAAGTAATCTGTTGAAGGAAACCCAAGTTAAATTGGAGGAGACCCAACAGCGCGAGAAATCTTTGCAGGAAGAGGCTGCCAAACTATCCAGTGAACTTCAACAAGTGCAGCAGGCCAATGGAAAAGTTAATGATTCCCTCGTAAAAGTAGAAGGACTGTTGAAGGTTTTCGAGAAAAAACTCGAAGCAGCCCATTCTCATTTGGAAGTTCAACAAGCCACAAACAAAGAACTTCAGGAGTTGCTGGCCAAAGCGCAGGAGAGCGAAGGAAACCTTCAAGGAGAATCTCTGGCAGTCACCGAGCAACTACGTCAACTCCAACAAGCCAATGTTGAACTTCAGGAATCACTGTTTAAAAAAGAGGAAAACCTTAAAAGTCTTGAAGCCAAACTTCAAGAAAGTAATACTCTACTGGAAGACCGAAACAAGAGCCACAACGAACTCCAGGATAAGTTGGAACAGGCCCAGCAAAAGGAGAGGAACCTGCAAGAGGAATTCTCACAGTTAACTGAGCAACTAAGCCAACTAAAGCAAGCTAATGACGAGCTCCAAAAGTCCcttcaacaaaaacaatcgCTTTTGGAAAAGGGCAACGAATTCGACACGCAGCTGGCCGAGTACCAGAAAGTCATCGATGAAATGGATGATTCGGCCTCCGCTAAGTCCAAGCTGCTGGAACAGCTTCAAAATCGAGTTGTGGAACTGGAGGCCGCACTCCAACAAGCCAACGAAGCCCAAAAGACTGCCAATCTGGAGACCAAGGAGCTGAGGCGCCAGCTGGAATCGCTTGAACTGGAGAAGTCTAGGGAGATTTTGATCCTCAAGACGCAAAGGAATGGAGCGGGTAGCCGGTCAGGAAAGGGAGATGAACTGGAG TCACTGGACACCGAAACAAGTCTGGCCAAGATCAACTTTCTGAACTCAATCATTGCGGATATGCAGCAAAAGAATGATGCACTCAAGTCCAAAGTGCAGACTCTGGAAACCGTGCCAATTGATTTTACCAA GCCAAATGCCTTTGATGTGCTGACCAAGCGAAAACCGGCGCCCAGACTTTTCTGCGACATCTGCGATGAGTTTGACAAGCACGAGACGGAGGACTGTCCAATCCAGGCCAGCGAGGATCGGGATTACTCTCCGCCACCGTCCGAGGCCAATAATAACGAGAAGGAACGCAAGTTGCCAGCGCCCAGAAAATACTGCGATTCTTGCGAGG TCTTTGGCCACGACACGAGCGAATGCGCCGATGATGAAACCTTTTAG